The Thermodesulfobacteriota bacterium region AATTAACGTCTCTTTTTTCCCTTTTTATCACTCTTTTGTACTTATATTTAGGATAGCCGAGAATAAGAGAAATAACAGCCTCATTTTCTTCGGGGATTTGAAATAGTTCTTTTAGTTCTTGGACCTTGTTTATTGCCGGTGGTATAAGTCCGATTATTGTTGTACCCAGTCCTAATGAATGCGCAACCAGCATTGCATAGGTCACACAAATCAATGCATTATTCGTATGATCTTCAGCGCCTTTGTTTGCATGAAAAATCATTATTACCGGAGCATTTCTGGTGATATTGTCCTTACCAGGCTTCGTATCATAATGACCTGCTTTTGCAGCAGGAACGATATGATGTGTTATGGTGTTAAAGGTCTCCTGGTCTATTCGTCGTTTGATCATATACCGTGAAATAGGATTTGCTATCCATTTAACCAAATCATGATAAAATTTAGACATTATCGGTAGTGATTTCTCTATGACTTCTTTATGTTGAACGATTGTAATATTCGGCACCTTTGATGTTACACCATATGGAGCAAATGAAGTTGCATCTGTTATTTGCTGTAAAACTTCTTTTGGAACCTCCTTATCTTTGAAATTTCTTATTGATCTTCGATTCGCCAACAAATTAATGAAACTTTCCGAATTAATATCAC contains the following coding sequences:
- a CDS encoding nitroreductase family protein, with the protein product MENRINLDTCSRCLLCIAVCPYRIFEKDKSGQVFLNSEREKFCVKCGHCMAICKTESITIEGLSYNKNFYELKQSDINSESFINLLANRRSIRNFKDKEVPKEVLQQITDATSFAPYGVTSKVPNITIVQHKEVIEKSLPIMSKFYHDLVKWIANPISRYMIKRRIDQETFNTITHHIVPAAKAGHYDTKPGKDNITRNAPVIMIFHANKGAEDHTNNALICVTYAMLVAHSLGLGTTIIGLIPPAINKVQELKELFQIPEENEAVISLILGYPKYKYKRVIKREKRDVNWI